Proteins found in one Paucidesulfovibrio longus DSM 6739 genomic segment:
- a CDS encoding MauE/DoxX family redox-associated membrane protein: MNRTLHVLRTLVGVVFLLASFDKLQHPGEFAEIINNYKILPELLINPVAVILPWLEFLCGLGLIFNVMARGASLIVCVLMAVFLSALGFNHFRGLDVACGCFTTDPTAPTGSSWYLLRDASIGLACLAVFWMQLLQQRNAR; the protein is encoded by the coding sequence ATGAACCGCACGTTGCACGTCTTGCGCACCCTGGTCGGCGTGGTCTTTCTGCTGGCGAGCTTCGACAAACTCCAACATCCCGGAGAGTTTGCTGAAATCATCAACAACTACAAGATTCTTCCTGAGCTGCTGATCAATCCTGTCGCCGTCATTCTGCCCTGGCTGGAATTCCTTTGCGGCCTGGGCCTGATCTTCAACGTCATGGCGCGGGGCGCATCCTTGATCGTCTGCGTGCTCATGGCCGTGTTCCTGAGCGCCTTGGGCTTCAATCACTTTCGAGGATTGGATGTGGCCTGCGGGTGCTTCACCACGGATCCCACCGCCCCGACCGGGTCGAGCTGGTACCTGCTGCGGGACGCAAGCATCGGGCTGGCGTGCCTTGCCGTATTCTGGATGCAGCTCCTACAGCAAAGAAACGCCCGCTGA
- a CDS encoding rhodanese-like domain-containing protein, which translates to MAMRKKKVWKSFFWEALGLVLLAGLTALGVNHLRSDGLPLGDAPTPANASGNLILLSPAEAMQAAMDGDTIFIDARSPLEYADGHIQGAVNISYAESKLRQGPLKLVLYCDGEECGMAANLARLLLDRGVEISVMPKGISGWFASGGLVEAGK; encoded by the coding sequence ATGGCTATGCGAAAGAAAAAAGTCTGGAAGTCCTTTTTTTGGGAAGCGCTCGGACTGGTGCTGCTCGCCGGCCTGACGGCGCTCGGCGTCAACCATCTGCGCAGTGACGGCCTGCCTCTGGGCGATGCGCCGACCCCGGCCAATGCATCCGGCAACCTGATCCTGCTCAGCCCGGCGGAAGCCATGCAGGCCGCCATGGACGGCGACACGATCTTCATCGACGCGCGCAGTCCGCTCGAGTATGCGGACGGCCACATCCAGGGCGCCGTGAACATCTCCTACGCCGAATCCAAGCTTCGCCAGGGACCGCTGAAGCTGGTGCTTTATTGCGATGGCGAGGAGTGCGGCATGGCCGCCAATCTGGCGCGCCTGCTTTTGGACCGGGGGGTGGAGATTTCTGTCATGCCCAAGGGCATCTCAGGCTGGTTCGCCTCCGGCGGACTCGTGGAGGCTGGAAAATGA
- a CDS encoding rhodanese-like domain-containing protein has protein sequence MKQMDTITAQKLIGQKRPGELELLDVRQEWEYSEMHLPGARLIPLGELPDRMDELDPDRPVLVYCRSGIRGHAAGQFLKSQGFAEVINLNGGLMGWQGVISEGGPDSGMIHFPEIEAVDDVYRFGYGMERRLQGFYKALAGRAESEETRDLFLTLAGFEDKHMRQLYALYSQSAQTPLSLDEFEAQPDSGIGEGGFDPESYLTQLGHKTSDRQDIIELAMAIEAQALDYYMRCAFRSAPGEEADSFRRLAREEQGHLRMLTQMLDRMA, from the coding sequence ATGAAGCAGATGGACACGATAACCGCCCAGAAACTCATAGGCCAAAAACGACCGGGGGAGCTTGAGCTGCTCGATGTGCGGCAGGAATGGGAATACTCGGAGATGCATCTTCCTGGAGCGCGTTTGATTCCGCTGGGCGAGTTGCCTGACCGGATGGATGAACTGGACCCGGACAGGCCCGTGCTCGTGTATTGCAGGTCCGGAATTCGCGGCCACGCTGCGGGGCAATTCCTCAAAAGCCAGGGGTTTGCCGAGGTCATCAACCTCAATGGAGGGCTGATGGGCTGGCAGGGGGTCATATCCGAAGGAGGCCCGGACAGCGGCATGATTCACTTCCCGGAAATCGAAGCCGTCGACGATGTCTATCGTTTCGGCTACGGCATGGAGCGCAGGCTTCAGGGCTTTTATAAGGCATTGGCAGGCAGGGCCGAGTCCGAGGAAACCCGCGATCTGTTCCTGACGCTCGCAGGCTTTGAGGACAAGCACATGCGCCAGCTCTACGCCCTCTATTCGCAGTCGGCGCAAACACCTTTATCCCTCGACGAATTCGAAGCCCAGCCGGACAGCGGAATCGGGGAAGGCGGCTTCGATCCGGAATCCTATCTGACCCAGTTGGGACACAAGACATCGGATCGCCAGGATATCATTGAATTGGCCATGGCCATTGAAGCGCAGGCTTTGGACTATTACATGCGGTGCGCGTTTCGCTCCGCTCCTGGAGAAGAAGCGGATTCTTTTCGGCGTCTTGCCAGGGAAGAGCAGGGGCATCTCCGTATGCTGACGCAGATGCTTGATCGGATGGCTTGA
- the rplI gene encoding 50S ribosomal protein L9 has product MKLILRADVENLGRLGDIVNVKPGFGRNYLLPQGLAMPVSEGNLKQFELELRKLKAQADSLRSAAEVVAEKMAAAPIEIRVRVGEGEKLYGSVTAAMIADAVVAQGIDVDKRKILLDDPIRSLGEYEIEVKLHPEVRGVLKVSVMRHGSAVDGESEKTESVKPDVEESNAGTVEPVEDEA; this is encoded by the coding sequence ATGAAACTCATTCTTCGTGCCGACGTCGAAAACCTCGGACGTCTTGGTGACATCGTCAATGTGAAGCCCGGTTTCGGCCGGAACTACCTCCTCCCCCAGGGACTGGCCATGCCCGTCTCCGAGGGCAACCTCAAGCAGTTCGAGCTGGAGCTGCGCAAGCTCAAGGCTCAGGCCGACAGCCTGCGCTCCGCTGCGGAAGTCGTGGCCGAGAAGATGGCCGCCGCTCCCATCGAGATCCGCGTCCGCGTCGGTGAAGGCGAGAAGCTTTACGGCTCCGTCACCGCCGCCATGATCGCCGACGCCGTGGTCGCCCAGGGCATCGATGTCGACAAACGCAAGATCCTGCTTGACGATCCCATCCGCTCCCTGGGAGAATACGAGATCGAAGTCAAGCTGCACCCCGAAGTGCGCGGCGTGCTCAAGGTTTCCGTCATGCGTCATGGTTCCGCCGTGGACGGCGAGTCCGAGAAAACCGAGAGCGTGAAGCCTGACGTTGAGGAGAGCAATGCCGGAACGGTCGAGCCTGTCGAAGACGAGGCCTAG
- the rpsF gene encoding 30S ribosomal protein S6: MQNYETLLLLSPELEEERRNEIFATFTETLESGEGKIVEMDEWGMRTLAYPVKKQTRGFYMRMVYEAPGALVTELERKIRISDGIFKFITVKLDNQAASQEG; encoded by the coding sequence ATGCAGAACTACGAAACCTTGTTGCTGCTCTCCCCGGAACTCGAGGAAGAGCGCCGCAACGAGATCTTCGCCACTTTCACCGAGACCCTGGAAAGCGGCGAAGGAAAGATCGTCGAGATGGACGAGTGGGGCATGCGCACCCTGGCCTATCCCGTCAAGAAACAGACCCGCGGTTTTTACATGCGGATGGTCTACGAAGCTCCGGGCGCCCTGGTGACCGAGCTGGAACGCAAGATCCGCATCTCTGACGGCATCTTCAAGTTCATTACCGTCAAACTGGACAACCAGGCCGCGAGCCAGGAGGGATAG
- a CDS encoding pyridoxal-phosphate dependent enzyme, with amino-acid sequence MIDANAFPTYRGRMEYSCLGCGRRFPIDELLYTCPDCGGVFLLENLDFDKLKETSGAEWRALFDARAASKNTALRGIFRFYELMAPVLEEEDILYLGEGNTPIVASSPALREHAGVNTAFKNDGQNPSASFKDRGMACAFSYLKALIRKHGWDQVLTVCASTGDTSAAAALYASYLAGPVKSVVILPHGKVTPQQLAQPLGSGAIVLEVPGVFDDCMKVVEHLADNYRVALLNSKNAWRILGQESYAFEIAQWYDWDLSGKCIFVPIGNAGNVTAIMAGFLKLLDLGIIDSLPRIFGVQSHHADPVYRYYAVDDPALREFHPVSVEPSVAQAAMIGNPVSFPRVRHFADRFEQAGGAGSFQVIQVTEQQIMDGMILANRNGHIACTQGGECLAGAVRAGQLGLVGPNELAVLDSTAHQLKFIDFQNMYFQNAFPAAFGVQPDAAMANKPELIIDPEKHDSLPPQEYAVAAAENVVRRLGLEKK; translated from the coding sequence ATGATCGACGCCAACGCCTTTCCCACGTATCGCGGACGCATGGAATACTCCTGCCTGGGTTGCGGGAGACGTTTTCCCATCGACGAACTGCTGTACACCTGCCCGGACTGCGGCGGGGTATTCCTGCTGGAGAACCTCGACTTCGACAAGCTGAAAGAGACGTCCGGAGCGGAATGGCGAGCCCTTTTCGACGCACGCGCCGCGTCCAAGAACACGGCCCTGCGCGGCATCTTCCGGTTTTACGAGCTCATGGCCCCCGTGCTTGAGGAAGAGGACATCCTCTACCTGGGCGAGGGCAACACGCCCATCGTCGCCTCCAGCCCGGCCCTGCGCGAGCACGCGGGAGTGAACACGGCCTTCAAGAACGACGGCCAAAATCCCTCTGCCTCGTTCAAGGATCGGGGCATGGCCTGCGCCTTCAGCTATCTCAAGGCCCTGATCCGCAAGCACGGCTGGGACCAGGTGCTCACGGTCTGCGCCTCCACCGGCGACACTTCGGCGGCGGCGGCCCTCTATGCCTCCTACCTCGCCGGTCCGGTCAAAAGCGTGGTCATCCTGCCCCACGGGAAAGTCACGCCGCAGCAATTGGCGCAGCCGCTCGGCAGCGGCGCCATCGTGCTGGAAGTGCCGGGCGTTTTCGACGACTGCATGAAGGTCGTGGAACATCTCGCGGACAACTACCGCGTCGCTCTGCTCAATTCCAAGAACGCGTGGCGCATCCTCGGCCAGGAATCCTACGCATTTGAAATCGCCCAATGGTACGACTGGGATCTGTCCGGGAAATGCATTTTCGTGCCCATCGGCAATGCGGGCAACGTCACGGCCATCATGGCCGGTTTTCTGAAGCTGCTCGACCTCGGCATCATCGACAGCCTGCCGCGCATTTTCGGCGTGCAATCCCATCACGCCGACCCGGTCTACCGCTATTACGCGGTGGACGATCCCGCCCTGCGCGAGTTCCACCCGGTCAGCGTCGAGCCTTCCGTGGCCCAGGCAGCCATGATCGGCAACCCGGTTTCCTTCCCGCGCGTGCGCCACTTTGCCGATCGCTTCGAGCAGGCCGGCGGCGCGGGCTCCTTCCAGGTGATCCAAGTCACCGAGCAGCAGATCATGGACGGGATGATCCTGGCGAACAGAAACGGACACATCGCGTGTACGCAGGGCGGCGAGTGCCTGGCCGGAGCAGTTCGCGCCGGGCAGCTGGGTCTTGTCGGCCCCAACGAACTCGCCGTCCTCGACTCCACCGCGCATCAGCTCAAATTCATCGACTTCCAAAACATGTATTTCCAAAACGCCTTCCCTGCGGCCTTCGGCGTCCAACCTGACGCCGCCATGGCCAACAAGCCGGAACTCATCATTGATCCGGAAAAGCATGATTCGCTGCCCCCGCAGGAATACGCCGTAGCGGCCGCAGAAAACGTGGTCCGTCGGCTGGGCCTAGAAAAGAAGTAA
- a CDS encoding PilZ domain-containing protein — MDISIGAAVMMESSSALDRIKCHMVGFQRDEFVVLKLPLVPGIRSRVPEGAMLTFRYLQRGRLVSFRSVVKHYAATPYSLLFLTYPKRFEQHDLRREQRFTCNFPATLHFLDRDYKGLLLDLSTGGCRFFFDDQAGPPPPNLRRGSKVRGEYRPPNSSSLEFQAEVASLEGYRTTRTVSLRFGEDDMPLPPDLADFLLETQVLLDRMYALGNEL, encoded by the coding sequence ATGGACATATCCATAGGCGCAGCCGTGATGATGGAGTCCAGCAGTGCGCTGGACAGAATCAAATGCCACATGGTCGGGTTCCAGAGGGACGAGTTCGTGGTGCTCAAGCTTCCGCTGGTGCCCGGCATTCGGAGCCGCGTGCCGGAAGGAGCCATGCTTACGTTCCGCTATCTTCAGCGCGGCAGGCTGGTATCTTTTCGCAGCGTGGTCAAGCACTACGCCGCCACGCCGTATTCCTTGCTTTTTCTTACCTACCCCAAGCGATTTGAGCAACACGACCTGCGGCGGGAGCAGCGGTTCACCTGCAACTTCCCAGCGACGCTTCATTTCCTTGATCGGGATTACAAAGGTCTGCTGCTTGACCTCAGCACCGGAGGCTGTCGTTTCTTTTTCGACGACCAAGCAGGACCGCCGCCGCCGAATCTGCGTCGAGGGAGCAAGGTCCGCGGCGAATACAGGCCGCCCAATTCCTCGTCGCTTGAATTTCAGGCCGAAGTGGCGTCCCTGGAAGGGTATCGGACGACCCGGACGGTCAGCCTCCGCTTTGGAGAGGACGACATGCCCCTTCCGCCGGACCTCGCGGACTTTCTTCTGGAAACGCAGGTGCTCCTGGATCGGATGTACGCGCTGGGAAACGAACTTTAA
- a CDS encoding phenylacetate--CoA ligase family protein, translating to MYFDPVETLPRQELEQLQAKRLKNTVAVALNSPYYSRVLNAAGISPDSITSVADVKKLPFTTKDDLRAEYPYGMLSRPLEDFIRLHASSGTTGTPTAVFYTDEDIREWAALMARSMYACGVRKSDVLQNMSGYGLFTGGLGIHYGSERLGCLTVPAGAGNSKRQVKLIRDFNVTVAHIIPSYALYFAEFLQSEGIDPASLPLRIALIGAEPHTEEIRKRIEQMLQLKAYNSYGLSEMNGPGVAFECTEQSGMHVWEDAFLIEIINPETGEDVAEGEVGEVVMTNLTRQGMPLIRYRTRDLTRFVPGDCACGRTHRRIDRIQGRADDMLIIKGVNIYPMQIEQTLMSLPEVGQNYLIELFHEGTMDQIRVKVEIREEFFVEDMRELQALQKRIATRLRDEILVTPRVELVQSESIPKTEGKAMRVKDLRN from the coding sequence ATGTACTTCGACCCCGTGGAAACGCTCCCGCGCCAGGAACTGGAACAGCTCCAGGCCAAACGCCTGAAAAACACCGTCGCCGTCGCGCTGAACTCTCCGTATTATTCCCGAGTCCTGAACGCCGCAGGCATCTCGCCCGACAGCATCACCAGCGTGGCCGACGTGAAGAAGCTGCCCTTCACCACCAAGGACGACCTGCGCGCCGAATATCCCTACGGCATGCTCAGCCGGCCGCTCGAAGATTTCATTCGCCTGCACGCCTCCTCCGGCACCACGGGCACGCCCACGGCGGTTTTCTACACCGACGAGGACATCCGGGAATGGGCCGCGCTCATGGCCCGGAGCATGTACGCCTGCGGCGTCCGCAAGAGCGATGTGCTTCAAAACATGTCCGGATACGGCCTTTTCACCGGCGGCCTGGGCATTCATTACGGGTCGGAACGTCTCGGCTGCCTGACCGTGCCTGCGGGCGCAGGCAACTCCAAACGCCAGGTCAAGCTCATCCGCGACTTCAACGTCACCGTGGCCCACATCATTCCGTCCTACGCGCTCTATTTCGCCGAGTTCCTGCAAAGCGAGGGCATCGATCCCGCGAGTCTGCCCCTGCGAATCGCGCTCATCGGCGCGGAGCCGCACACCGAGGAAATCCGCAAGCGCATCGAGCAGATGCTCCAGCTCAAGGCTTACAACTCCTACGGCCTCTCCGAGATGAACGGTCCGGGCGTGGCCTTCGAGTGCACCGAACAAAGCGGCATGCACGTCTGGGAAGACGCCTTCCTCATCGAAATCATCAATCCGGAGACGGGTGAGGATGTGGCCGAGGGCGAAGTCGGCGAGGTGGTCATGACCAACCTGACCCGCCAGGGCATGCCCCTGATCCGCTACCGCACGCGCGACCTGACCAGGTTCGTCCCGGGCGATTGCGCCTGCGGCCGCACCCATCGCCGCATCGACCGCATCCAGGGCCGCGCGGACGACATGCTCATCATCAAGGGCGTGAACATCTACCCCATGCAGATCGAACAGACGCTGATGTCCCTACCCGAAGTAGGCCAGAACTATCTCATCGAACTTTTCCACGAAGGGACCATGGACCAGATCCGGGTCAAGGTGGAAATCCGCGAGGAATTCTTCGTGGAGGACATGCGCGAGTTGCAGGCCCTGCAGAAGCGCATCGCCACGCGCCTGCGCGACGAGATCCTTGTGACCCCGCGCGTGGAACTCGTGCAATCCGAATCCATTCCCAAAACCGAGGGCAAGGCCATGCGGGTCAAGGATCTGCGGAACTAG
- a CDS encoding TlyA family RNA methyltransferase — protein MAKRIRADQLLFSLGLADSREKAKRLIMARQVLLHQHGTTVPVEKPGQQLLESDLLEIKEAERFVSRGGYKLLTAIEDFDLDFQDKVCLDAGASTGGFTDCLLQHGASRVYAVDVGTAQLHEKLKNDSRVISMENTNLRHAPESLLPEAVDAVVIDVSFISLTLILPPCLSLLQPDGFIVALIKPQFELGPEKNQKGVVKEERHRQEAIRNVTVFAETELGLKTEGVIPSAIKGPKGNQEYLALFRR, from the coding sequence ATGGCAAAACGAATTCGCGCCGACCAATTGCTCTTCAGCCTTGGGCTGGCGGACAGCAGGGAAAAGGCAAAGCGGCTGATCATGGCGCGGCAGGTGCTTTTGCACCAGCACGGAACCACGGTGCCTGTTGAAAAGCCCGGCCAGCAGTTGCTGGAAAGCGATCTGCTTGAAATCAAGGAGGCTGAACGCTTCGTCAGCCGGGGCGGCTACAAGCTGCTCACGGCCATTGAGGATTTCGACCTGGACTTTCAGGACAAGGTCTGCCTGGACGCAGGGGCCTCCACCGGGGGGTTCACGGACTGCCTGCTGCAACACGGAGCCAGCCGCGTCTACGCCGTGGACGTGGGCACTGCGCAACTGCATGAAAAGCTGAAAAACGACTCGCGTGTCATCAGCATGGAAAACACCAATCTGCGCCACGCGCCGGAAAGCCTCTTGCCGGAAGCCGTCGACGCCGTGGTCATTGATGTTTCCTTCATCTCCCTGACGCTGATTCTGCCCCCCTGCCTGAGCCTTCTCCAGCCCGACGGCTTCATCGTGGCCCTGATCAAGCCGCAATTCGAGTTGGGACCAGAAAAGAACCAGAAAGGCGTGGTCAAGGAAGAACGGCACAGGCAAGAGGCAATCCGCAACGTGACGGTCTTTGCGGAAACGGAACTCGGACTGAAGACGGAAGGCGTGATTCCCTCGGCCATCAAAGGCCCCAAGGGCAACCAGGAATATCTGGCGCTGTTCCGGCGTTAA
- a CDS encoding energy-coupling factor transporter transmembrane component T produces MIEAFDDPGRACGKRRDFLRLSGLDPRVKLLAALTLGVLVWRSSWPGLIAYFLFLGTVAWNYRHSWPGSRNLMRTYMAFVIFWSLAKFGLGLLGGAAWELAAGDALLVAARISCLLLLGAALTMTTSTRSMGLGLSSLLRPVIGQERAWRLALSFALMAHFLPMTWRVVEQVRETVRRRCPKLRLRRRVPLMAQAILRNLGKLTWDQSLAIAGRGMDKSEAWESRIPFCGRQWAAGLFFVLASAGVSLL; encoded by the coding sequence ATGATTGAAGCGTTCGACGATCCAGGCCGGGCCTGCGGCAAAAGGCGTGATTTTCTGCGGCTTTCAGGATTGGATCCACGCGTCAAGCTGCTTGCCGCATTGACTCTCGGCGTGCTCGTCTGGCGATCCTCCTGGCCGGGGCTGATCGCGTATTTCTTGTTTTTGGGTACCGTCGCTTGGAATTACAGGCATTCGTGGCCGGGAAGCAGGAATCTGATGCGGACTTACATGGCCTTTGTGATTTTTTGGAGCCTTGCCAAGTTTGGCCTCGGATTGCTGGGGGGGGCAGCGTGGGAACTCGCGGCCGGAGACGCGCTGCTGGTCGCCGCCCGGATATCTTGTCTGCTTCTGCTCGGAGCCGCATTGACAATGACGACCTCCACGCGATCCATGGGGCTGGGCCTGAGTTCCTTGCTCCGTCCCGTGATCGGCCAGGAACGTGCCTGGAGGCTGGCGCTTTCGTTCGCGCTTATGGCGCACTTTCTGCCGATGACGTGGCGAGTCGTGGAACAGGTGCGGGAGACGGTCCGCCGACGCTGTCCCAAACTGCGCCTTCGGCGTCGAGTCCCCTTGATGGCTCAGGCGATTCTGAGGAATCTGGGAAAGTTGACCTGGGATCAGTCTCTGGCCATCGCCGGTCGCGGGATGGACAAATCCGAGGCCTGGGAGAGTCGAATTCCGTTTTGCGGCCGGCAGTGGGCAGCGGGACTGTTCTTTGTCCTGGCTTCAGCGGGCGTTTCTTTGCTGTAG
- the dnaB gene encoding replicative DNA helicase, producing the protein MPERSSLSKTRPSNGKSRKKDGEALDRASADLLRNVPPQNLEAEQAVLGGVFQTNSLFHSLVDIVKPEDFYSPVHQTVFQTFIDLYNKNTPIDLITVSDLLRTKGLLDELGGPVYLAELADSPVSSANAARHAHIVRDKAILRQLIETASNIISGCYDAEDVDALLDESEKSIFEIADAKTTGTIANSRDLVNQVFDELTKRFENKSAVTGIKTGYHKYDDMTAGLQKSDLIIVAGRPSMGKTAFALNLGMRAAINEGVATAIFSLEMSKEQLMTRLLACQGRVNLGNLRTGYLQDEDWLKLQSAANDLSNSPLFIDDTPALSTLELRARCRRLKAEHNLGLVVVDYLQLMRSSRRIDSREQEISDISRSLKALAKELNIPVIALSQLNRKVEERKPPRPMLSDLRESGAIEQDADVILFLYRDDFYNKNEDNPKKNQAEVIIGKQRNGPIGDVELYFHKQWTRFEDLTTTPYPSENGPAVQ; encoded by the coding sequence ATGCCGGAACGGTCGAGCCTGTCGAAGACGAGGCCTAGCAACGGGAAATCCCGCAAGAAAGACGGCGAAGCCCTGGATAGGGCTTCCGCCGATCTTTTGCGCAATGTCCCCCCTCAGAACCTGGAAGCCGAACAGGCGGTTCTGGGGGGGGTTTTTCAAACCAACTCACTCTTCCACTCCCTGGTGGACATCGTCAAACCGGAGGACTTCTACTCCCCGGTGCACCAGACCGTCTTTCAGACCTTCATCGATCTCTACAACAAGAATACGCCCATCGACCTGATCACGGTTTCGGATCTGCTGCGCACCAAGGGACTGCTCGACGAACTCGGCGGCCCGGTCTATCTCGCGGAGCTGGCCGATTCCCCCGTCAGTTCGGCCAACGCCGCCCGCCACGCCCATATCGTCCGCGACAAGGCCATCCTGCGGCAGCTCATCGAAACGGCCAGCAACATCATCTCCGGCTGCTACGACGCTGAAGACGTGGACGCCCTGCTGGACGAGTCCGAAAAGTCCATCTTCGAAATCGCGGACGCCAAGACCACGGGAACCATCGCCAACAGCCGCGACCTCGTGAATCAGGTCTTCGACGAGTTGACCAAGCGCTTCGAAAACAAGTCCGCGGTCACAGGCATCAAGACCGGGTATCACAAGTACGACGACATGACCGCGGGCCTGCAAAAGTCCGACCTGATCATCGTGGCCGGTCGTCCCTCCATGGGCAAGACCGCCTTCGCCCTGAACCTGGGCATGCGCGCCGCCATCAACGAGGGCGTGGCCACCGCTATATTCTCCCTGGAAATGAGCAAGGAGCAGCTCATGACGCGCCTGCTCGCCTGCCAGGGCCGGGTCAATCTCGGCAATCTGCGCACGGGCTATCTCCAGGACGAAGACTGGCTCAAGCTCCAATCCGCCGCCAACGACCTTTCGAATTCGCCGCTTTTCATCGACGACACCCCGGCACTTTCGACCCTTGAACTGCGCGCGCGTTGCCGCAGGCTCAAGGCCGAGCACAACCTCGGGCTCGTTGTGGTGGACTACCTCCAGCTGATGCGCTCCAGCCGCCGCATCGATTCCCGCGAACAGGAAATTTCCGACATATCGCGCAGCCTCAAGGCGTTGGCCAAGGAATTGAACATCCCCGTCATCGCCCTCTCGCAGCTCAACCGCAAGGTCGAGGAGCGCAAGCCTCCCCGCCCCATGCTCTCGGACCTTCGCGAGTCCGGCGCCATCGAGCAGGATGCGGACGTTATCCTCTTTCTTTACCGTGACGATTTCTATAATAAGAATGAGGACAATCCCAAGAAGAACCAGGCCGAAGTCATCATCGGCAAACAGCGAAACGGCCCCATCGGCGATGTGGAACTCTATTTCCACAAGCAGTGGACCCGCTTCGAGGATCTTACCACGACTCCCTACCCATCGGAAAACGGACCGGCGGTTCAATAG
- the rpsR gene encoding 30S ribosomal protein S18 translates to MAFRKRFTPRKKFCRFCADKNLPLDYKRTDILRDFITDRGKIIPRRITGTCAKHQRSLTTEIKRARQMALLFYTTVHSTDVKKKSV, encoded by the coding sequence ATGGCCTTCAGGAAGAGATTCACCCCCCGGAAGAAGTTCTGCCGCTTCTGCGCAGACAAAAACCTTCCCCTGGACTACAAGCGGACCGATATCCTCCGGGATTTCATCACTGATCGTGGCAAGATCATTCCCCGCCGCATCACCGGCACCTGCGCGAAGCACCAGCGCAGCCTGACCACGGAAATCAAACGCGCTCGCCAGATGGCGTTGCTGTTCTACACCACCGTACACAGCACCGATGTCAAGAAAAAGAGCGTCTAG
- a CDS encoding DUF456 domain-containing protein, translating to MDYFWASLFLLLLFAAQMLNIFSLPGNWLLALFAGAWVYLRPDHGLGWVFVGVLAGIALVGEAVEWAAQSWGARRYGASGRGNFGGIVGALVGAVIGAPFLLGVGALIGALVGAYAGCFVFELTKGRPRAEANRASMGAFFGKSLGMTVKLALGLTMFLLCVPRVWP from the coding sequence ATGGACTATTTCTGGGCTTCGCTTTTTCTGCTGCTGCTCTTCGCGGCGCAGATGCTGAACATCTTCAGCCTGCCCGGAAACTGGCTCCTGGCGCTTTTTGCCGGGGCCTGGGTCTATCTGCGTCCGGATCACGGCCTCGGCTGGGTTTTTGTAGGCGTCCTCGCGGGCATCGCCCTGGTTGGGGAAGCCGTTGAGTGGGCTGCGCAATCCTGGGGTGCCAGGAGATACGGAGCCTCCGGGCGCGGCAATTTCGGCGGGATCGTCGGAGCGCTCGTGGGAGCGGTCATCGGCGCCCCGTTTCTGCTGGGCGTGGGCGCGCTCATAGGAGCGCTCGTGGGCGCCTATGCCGGATGTTTCGTATTCGAACTGACCAAAGGCCGTCCCCGAGCTGAGGCCAACCGCGCCTCCATGGGCGCATTTTTCGGCAAATCCCTCGGCATGACCGTCAAGCTGGCTCTCGGCCTGACCATGTTCCTGCTCTGCGTGCCCAGGGTCTGGCCCTAA
- a CDS encoding energy-coupling factor ABC transporter ATP-binding protein, translated as MIQIHELGYAYAGGQDALRGVSLSLERGGLHVLAGANGSGKSTLLALMAGLYLPSTGTLVVGGRSGEDIRDLARLVMQDADLQILGGSVGEDLLLGRENRAGMEQEAGALLDRFHMQGLWDRAVHTLSGGMKRKLCLAAALLDNPELLLLDEPMSGLDYPAMLELRSILAANAVQGVTQVVSVHDLEPVIDLADTLTVLSGGVVALHGKPESVLDAVREHHVRPPATWQAGLGIRSWDVGND; from the coding sequence ATGATTCAAATCCATGAACTCGGTTATGCCTATGCTGGCGGGCAGGACGCCTTGCGCGGGGTTTCGCTTTCGCTGGAGCGGGGCGGACTGCACGTGCTGGCCGGTGCGAACGGCAGCGGCAAGTCCACGTTGCTGGCGCTTATGGCGGGATTGTACCTTCCCTCCACCGGCACTCTTGTCGTGGGCGGGCGAAGCGGAGAAGACATTCGGGATTTGGCCCGACTCGTGATGCAGGACGCGGATTTGCAGATTCTCGGCGGCAGCGTCGGCGAGGATTTGCTCCTCGGACGCGAGAACCGCGCGGGCATGGAACAAGAAGCCGGGGCGCTGCTTGATCGGTTCCACATGCAGGGACTCTGGGACCGAGCCGTGCATACCCTCTCCGGCGGCATGAAGCGGAAACTCTGCCTTGCCGCCGCGCTCCTCGACAATCCTGAACTCTTGCTGCTGGATGAACCCATGAGCGGTCTGGATTATCCCGCCATGCTGGAGCTGCGGTCCATTCTCGCGGCCAATGCCGTGCAAGGCGTCACGCAGGTGGTCTCGGTGCACGATCTGGAGCCGGTGATCGACCTGGCGGATACGCTGACCGTGCTTTCAGGGGGAGTGGTTGCCTTGCACGGAAAACCGGAATCCGTTCTCGACGCCGTCCGGGAACACCATGTCCGTCCTCCTGCCACTTGGCAGGCTGGCCTCGGTATCCGGTCCTGGGATGTGGGCAATGATTGA